A window of the Proteus terrae subsp. cibarius genome harbors these coding sequences:
- a CDS encoding SWIM zinc finger family protein, whose protein sequence is MSWQTVYFHYDEDALTVFANAGLLRRAKKDVDNEKVSLTDANTGQFSSDGQNVILHEAGIQQASCDCSASGCCKHILAAVLWLQINNSADNSNDDNSNETSPETVAEPIEITPLLPTLFTLEPEALIKKAGKPACRVAIKLVEQWETITLNLEDTGTQLKIQLPDVDEPVIFLQGSGYDGMLSPFSDSQKKAFHLAIVAKIFEQHAQLWSWPEDLIISQSSTRPLNKEETALITTVEQFIYDLLRQGLSHISLSSATQLHLLNMSARAEGLPRLASYLRSLSSQVKLLAERHFTMDESNVLRLLAHISAYLFQLSNATPEQLKTLRGQLRRQYDDKKTSLSLIPVGANWWTAQSGALGATFTFWDKEEKQLLQATQARPNQLDTLFNCYSVWNSLSLWKQTSDKLMRRPFLLQEPRISDEGKLATIGESFAQNQTDFLDITDYHNLQTELGINNWQELPDYFANQPEGFLSPLVLHIKSYKPLIWYEIEQCVIWDVSDNHDNSAFLRLYWEGTMQNNLEELRYLTKRELEIVAVTVQPVRRDLNMDLLPTTLWLKTEKGIEMFYLDFDQFPRKKKQSGFISRIQEYMAKRKQQTAMHHSEPTLAQKFCRPILSVLEAQACTGRELLSEMQKEQLEISKHTADDLGMTLIANQLARYLTLTTRDSQALLQLIWLCDNLQQLQSPLPIQLNE, encoded by the coding sequence ATGAGTTGGCAAACTGTTTACTTTCATTACGATGAAGATGCGCTCACTGTATTTGCTAATGCAGGATTATTAAGACGCGCCAAAAAAGATGTTGATAACGAAAAAGTTTCTCTCACTGACGCCAATACAGGGCAGTTTAGTAGCGATGGGCAAAATGTTATTTTACACGAAGCAGGGATCCAACAAGCCAGTTGCGATTGCTCTGCATCAGGTTGTTGCAAACATATTTTAGCTGCTGTTTTATGGCTACAAATAAATAATAGTGCTGATAATTCAAACGACGATAATAGTAATGAAACATCACCAGAAACTGTTGCGGAGCCCATTGAAATAACACCTCTGTTACCTACGCTATTTACGCTTGAGCCGGAAGCTCTAATCAAAAAAGCAGGAAAACCAGCCTGTCGTGTGGCGATTAAATTAGTTGAGCAGTGGGAAACAATAACATTGAATTTAGAAGACACAGGGACACAATTAAAAATTCAACTCCCTGATGTTGATGAGCCTGTTATTTTCTTACAAGGTAGTGGCTACGACGGCATGTTATCACCTTTTTCTGACTCACAGAAAAAAGCATTCCACCTTGCTATTGTGGCTAAAATATTTGAACAACATGCTCAACTATGGAGTTGGCCTGAAGATTTAATCATTTCGCAATCTTCAACGCGCCCTCTCAATAAAGAAGAAACGGCGTTAATCACGACGGTTGAACAATTTATTTATGATTTATTACGCCAAGGGCTATCACATATCAGCTTAAGCAGCGCCACTCAATTGCACTTATTGAATATGTCCGCTCGAGCAGAAGGCTTACCTCGTTTAGCGTCTTATTTACGATCATTAAGCTCTCAAGTCAAACTGTTGGCAGAAAGACATTTCACTATGGATGAAAGTAATGTCTTGCGCTTGCTGGCTCATATTTCAGCCTATCTATTTCAATTATCCAATGCGACGCCAGAACAGTTAAAAACGTTACGAGGGCAACTTCGTCGTCAATATGACGATAAAAAAACCAGCCTCTCTCTTATCCCTGTTGGTGCAAATTGGTGGACAGCACAAAGTGGTGCGTTAGGAGCAACCTTTACCTTTTGGGATAAAGAAGAGAAACAACTCTTACAAGCGACTCAAGCACGCCCAAATCAACTTGATACTCTGTTTAATTGTTATAGTGTTTGGAATAGTTTGTCGTTATGGAAACAAACATCCGATAAATTAATGCGCCGCCCTTTTTTATTACAAGAGCCGCGTATTTCTGATGAAGGAAAACTGGCAACTATTGGCGAAAGCTTTGCACAAAACCAAACGGATTTTCTTGATATTACCGATTATCACAATCTACAAACTGAATTAGGGATCAACAATTGGCAAGAGCTACCAGACTATTTTGCTAATCAACCTGAAGGATTTCTTTCCCCTCTCGTCTTACATATCAAAAGCTATAAGCCATTAATTTGGTATGAAATAGAGCAATGCGTTATTTGGGATGTTTCAGACAATCATGATAATTCAGCCTTCTTACGTCTTTATTGGGAAGGAACAATGCAAAATAATCTAGAAGAATTACGTTATCTCACTAAACGAGAACTAGAGATAGTAGCTGTCACTGTTCAGCCTGTTCGACGTGATTTAAATATGGATTTATTACCAACGACTCTTTGGCTCAAAACGGAAAAAGGCATTGAAATGTTTTATCTCGATTTTGACCAATTTCCACGAAAGAAAAAACAATCAGGATTTATTAGTCGTATTCAAGAATATATGGCTAAGCGTAAGCAACAAACGGCAATGCATCACAGTGAACCAACATTAGCACAAAAGTTCTGTCGCCCTATTTTGTCTGTATTAGAAGCCCAAGCATGTACTGGACGGGAATTACTTTCTGAAATGCAAAAAGAGCAGTTAGAAATAAGCAAGCATACTGCTGACGATTTAGGAATGACATTAATTGCCAACCAATTAGCTCGTTATCTGACATTAACCACACGTGACTCTCAGGCTTTATTACAGTTAATTTGGCTATGCGATAATCTGCAACAATTACAAAGTCCATTACCTATTCAGCTTAATGAGTAA
- a CDS encoding DUF4132 domain-containing protein, with protein sequence MIKKILDIFPIFGKKDVDITEKYLQESLVLLAIFDESLPKRALDYVLTGKNPEILFELNKLDAAKAAVYFHRAGTLEWWYASNIDTGKYSKVITQGLNARHKLYSKVGESFSLEQVARYAKVIAAACQDINIKVTTTEVPTWVIYLLVDAFYTTYDNARNLNLEHRKHWSMEFIANMVEAEANIPGENALFAVFDRKDISEYYASNLKRIYELHDLKDYLLSHQEFIRTELIDKLSANGLVELINHLNKNTILRDTFADIIVLLATSSLKTVKKAAEPILNTLPAEIVKENLTHVLMNGTPKQRTQAADLFARQGENRDVLEEALKHETSKAVIKSIESALQRFSVADNANTVDAIEAPDFTPLEDTPLPDSTRDIMVNNFNEMLAKAKENAEREIEENKTSKHSYNWAQRHYKDLSKIDEKQCRALVDKLNSGQGTIQSNEIQIIKHKNRIPNLPEYTFFHAVRVITNNRQHADHFSSHYFNGDIPERLFSDIELRQVENVLERCSFKRAARVTAALCLESYQDGLRRFRKPEQVWPFFSQHTDYIAEALNLMPNQSEHRYRQFEISQGIEVLGRFPTIPAQFVPRIMELALGENKTHRVSAQKLLETLPNIHLSAQEGLTSSKQEIRVTAIEWLARLNNPDSLPALNALLKKEKREVVRASLLTALEQLGEDISSYLSPKTLLAEAEKGLKAKAPASLAWFNFEAIPALTWENKKAVDPAIIRWWIILAVKLKMPGGNALLQRYIGLLSTDSQHKLSSFILHTFVAQDIKGPSLEEAMVEAQREAPGRLSNYQNWAKRYPEYYAKYENYTLEQVIEEIKNEVLRRYLGSAISDKGMLALICGIEGHVAVSVLRNYMRDHYQRRAQIEAMIDAVASSNDPIIIQLLLSLSRRYRTASVQEKARNLVTQIAERNGWSADELADRTIPTAGFDDTGTLVLEYGERIFTAKMDAKQKLVLFNPEGKEVKALPAARKNDDAELIKEAKKLFTSSKKELKQVIELQSVRLYEAMCAQRQWLSADWQEYILAHPIMHKLIEQLVWQEVKDGKVINTFRPSDDGALLDLEDDEVTLQNDSLIQLAHAALVNEDERKAWIAHFKDYKIKFLFSQMEHKIPELDLKQTEVEDRKGWITDTFTLRGILTKMGYQRGPAEDGGSFSHYYKFFSSLNYYVNIGFSGSYVPEENIPAVLFDLSFEKNQQDYWGRNNVELKNVPPILLAESYADYLKVAEACAGFDPEWEKKTPW encoded by the coding sequence GTGATAAAAAAAATCTTAGATATTTTCCCTATTTTTGGGAAAAAAGACGTCGATATTACTGAGAAATATCTTCAAGAATCACTGGTATTACTTGCAATATTTGATGAGAGTTTGCCTAAACGTGCATTAGATTATGTACTTACAGGCAAAAATCCTGAAATTCTTTTTGAATTAAATAAACTGGATGCTGCAAAAGCAGCTGTTTATTTTCATCGTGCAGGAACATTAGAATGGTGGTATGCCAGTAATATTGATACAGGAAAGTATAGTAAAGTTATCACCCAAGGCCTTAATGCCCGTCATAAGCTCTACTCAAAGGTTGGCGAAAGCTTTTCTTTAGAACAAGTAGCCCGTTATGCAAAAGTCATTGCAGCTGCATGTCAGGATATCAATATCAAAGTGACAACAACTGAAGTGCCAACTTGGGTTATTTACCTATTAGTTGATGCGTTTTACACCACTTATGATAATGCACGTAATCTTAATTTAGAACATCGTAAACATTGGAGTATGGAATTTATCGCTAATATGGTCGAAGCAGAGGCCAATATTCCAGGCGAAAATGCATTATTCGCAGTATTCGATAGAAAAGATATCTCTGAATATTATGCTTCTAATCTTAAGCGTATTTATGAACTTCATGATTTAAAAGATTATCTACTTTCACATCAAGAATTTATTAGAACGGAATTGATTGACAAACTGTCAGCAAATGGTTTAGTTGAGCTAATTAACCATCTAAATAAAAATACGATATTACGCGATACTTTTGCAGATATTATTGTTTTACTTGCCACCAGCAGTTTAAAAACAGTGAAAAAAGCCGCAGAACCTATTTTGAATACCTTACCGGCTGAAATTGTAAAAGAAAATTTAACCCATGTTTTAATGAATGGTACACCAAAACAACGTACACAAGCGGCTGATTTATTTGCTCGCCAAGGTGAAAACCGTGATGTACTTGAAGAAGCGTTAAAACATGAAACCTCAAAAGCGGTCATCAAGAGCATTGAAAGTGCTCTACAACGTTTTAGCGTTGCTGATAACGCAAACACCGTTGATGCCATCGAAGCACCTGATTTTACACCATTAGAAGATACACCATTACCCGATAGTACCCGCGATATTATGGTCAATAACTTCAATGAGATGTTAGCTAAAGCGAAAGAAAATGCTGAACGCGAAATTGAAGAAAATAAAACTTCGAAACACTCTTATAATTGGGCACAGCGTCATTATAAAGATTTATCTAAGATTGATGAAAAACAATGTCGTGCATTAGTTGATAAGCTCAACAGTGGGCAAGGTACTATTCAGTCGAATGAAATCCAAATTATTAAACACAAAAATCGTATTCCTAATTTGCCAGAATACACATTCTTCCATGCTGTGCGTGTGATAACCAACAACCGCCAACATGCTGATCACTTTTCCTCTCACTACTTTAATGGTGATATTCCAGAGCGTTTATTTAGTGATATTGAATTACGACAAGTTGAAAATGTATTAGAAAGATGTAGCTTCAAACGCGCAGCCCGTGTCACAGCGGCACTATGCTTAGAATCTTATCAAGATGGCTTACGCCGTTTTCGTAAACCAGAACAAGTTTGGCCTTTCTTCTCTCAACATACTGATTATATCGCAGAAGCGCTAAACTTAATGCCAAACCAAAGCGAACATCGCTATCGCCAATTTGAGATTTCACAAGGTATTGAAGTATTAGGACGTTTCCCAACAATTCCTGCACAATTTGTTCCTCGCATCATGGAATTGGCATTAGGTGAAAATAAAACACACCGAGTTTCTGCACAAAAATTATTAGAAACACTGCCTAATATTCATTTAAGTGCACAAGAAGGATTAACCTCTAGTAAACAAGAGATCCGTGTTACAGCCATTGAATGGTTAGCTCGCTTAAATAATCCGGACTCCTTACCTGCGCTTAATGCCTTATTGAAAAAAGAGAAACGTGAAGTAGTACGAGCTTCTTTACTCACTGCATTAGAGCAATTAGGTGAAGATATTTCGAGCTACTTATCGCCAAAAACGTTATTAGCAGAAGCTGAAAAAGGCCTTAAAGCCAAAGCACCTGCAAGCCTTGCTTGGTTTAATTTTGAGGCAATTCCTGCATTAACATGGGAAAACAAGAAAGCAGTTGATCCGGCGATTATTCGTTGGTGGATTATTCTGGCAGTGAAATTAAAAATGCCAGGAGGAAACGCGTTATTACAACGTTATATCGGTCTGCTCTCTACTGATAGCCAACATAAACTTTCAAGCTTTATTCTGCATACCTTTGTTGCTCAGGATATTAAAGGTCCGTCACTTGAAGAAGCGATGGTCGAAGCACAACGTGAAGCGCCAGGGCGTTTAAGCAATTATCAAAACTGGGCTAAACGTTATCCTGAATATTACGCTAAATATGAAAACTACACGTTAGAACAAGTGATTGAAGAGATTAAAAACGAGGTGTTACGTCGTTATTTAGGCTCTGCAATCAGCGATAAAGGTATGTTAGCGCTTATCTGCGGTATTGAAGGTCATGTTGCAGTATCTGTATTACGTAACTATATGCGTGATCACTATCAGCGCCGAGCTCAAATTGAAGCCATGATTGACGCTGTAGCATCAAGCAATGATCCAATTATTATTCAGCTTCTTCTTTCATTATCACGCCGTTATCGCACGGCATCTGTTCAGGAAAAAGCCCGGAATTTAGTCACGCAAATCGCGGAGCGTAATGGCTGGAGTGCAGATGAATTAGCAGACAGAACCATTCCGACTGCTGGCTTTGATGATACGGGGACATTAGTGCTGGAATATGGTGAGCGTATCTTTACGGCGAAGATGGATGCAAAACAAAAGCTGGTATTGTTTAATCCGGAAGGTAAAGAAGTTAAAGCCTTACCTGCAGCGCGCAAAAATGATGATGCAGAGCTGATTAAAGAAGCTAAAAAACTTTTCACTTCAAGTAAAAAAGAACTCAAACAAGTTATTGAATTACAAAGTGTGCGTTTATATGAAGCCATGTGTGCTCAACGTCAGTGGTTAAGCGCCGATTGGCAAGAATATATCTTAGCTCACCCAATCATGCATAAACTGATTGAACAACTGGTTTGGCAAGAAGTGAAAGATGGCAAGGTTATCAATACATTCCGCCCTTCTGATGACGGTGCATTGCTTGATCTTGAAGATGATGAAGTGACTTTACAAAACGATTCGTTGATCCAACTTGCTCACGCAGCATTGGTCAATGAAGATGAGCGTAAGGCATGGATCGCTCACTTTAAAGATTACAAAATAAAATTCTTATTCTCTCAAATGGAACATAAGATCCCAGAATTAGATCTGAAACAAACTGAAGTGGAAGATAGAAAAGGTTGGATCACAGACACCTTCACTTTACGCGGTATTTTAACCAAAATGGGTTATCAACGAGGCCCAGCAGAAGATGGGGGCTCCTTCTCTCACTATTACAAATTCTTCTCTAGTTTAAACTATTACGTCAATATCGGTTTCAGTGGTAGTTATGTTCCAGAAGAAAATATTCCAGCTGTCTTATTTGATTTAAGTTTTGAGAAAAATCAGCAAGATTACTGGGGTCGCAATAATGTTGAGCTAAAAAATGTACCACCGATTCTATTAGCAGAAAGCTATGCGGATTATCTAAAAGTCGCTGAAGCTTGCGCAGGATTTGATCCTGAATGGGAAAAGAAAACACCTTGGTAA
- a CDS encoding DUF5682 family protein, with amino-acid sequence MTLPSIPLPERIDQARLKWTSLQQQYLYFAPVRHHSPACAYAVLSLIDSVKPDYILIEGPDTFNSLIPSLTDKDTLPPVAIMGQAEYLHNDGNQEEREKSLHSAYFPFCEYSPEWQALRGGLRINAKTRFIDLPWAAQVNNEEYSDSQSRSLQKERYLAHSQFIAQLAKKCHCRDHDDVWEHLFELRSIEALADWQTLFNDTFIWCALARLDYEPEVLESEGSSQREAHMLAHIQTIKQQEPNAKIVIVTGGFHTLALIEGLANSQSQSFAISSTKQKQFTKMQKMGENEQAWLIRYSFDRLDALNGYASGMPSPAFYQQAWQSLMQQHHDKLENNNVAKQPTQVYRNKMGIAFLSSVAQAIREKQFDNPPSYLAVKLAAEQSLRLALLRDHAGTGRYDLLDGLQSAFIKGSLDDSQSELWAEIKTCFSGYLLGKIPLGTATPPLVNETYERARAFRFKLDDTLAKTTKCDVYRNPQHRLRSRFLHLLAFLEIHFAHRVNGPDFLSGHQLDLLFEEWQYAWTPNVEGELISLSEKGSQLEAIALNKLLSMEKQLEEQGQSRSSQSAVTLLIQAALIGLHQRIPSLFKLLDSYIQQDFRLESLTQCGHKLIHLWRGRQYLDITDELSLENRLHQVIPQAFFCLEQLAQGDEQQQENNLQALLSLRELIEFMPSLNNQHDYKSDFYQQLNRLDGQLDTVPLLKGAVDALRYLGSYIDENTLVTTLNTTFSTGSSPEHAIGYFVGMMRTAPELVIRLPLLVDHLNTLLQQWDEERFIQILPDLRFAFSQLNPKQNAELAQYIANDIGLDTQALSLWQSEFSAKQMLEATKLNQKLQQRIMEQGMISWFDAKKIEKGDTNHESA; translated from the coding sequence GTGACGCTACCTTCAATACCTTTGCCAGAAAGAATTGACCAAGCACGACTGAAATGGACGTCGTTACAGCAACAATATCTCTATTTTGCCCCTGTACGCCACCATAGCCCTGCTTGTGCTTATGCGGTTTTATCATTAATTGATTCTGTAAAACCTGACTATATTTTAATTGAAGGCCCAGATACCTTTAATTCACTTATTCCTAGCCTAACCGATAAAGATACCCTGCCTCCCGTTGCGATTATGGGTCAAGCTGAGTATTTGCATAATGATGGAAACCAAGAAGAGCGAGAAAAATCACTGCACTCTGCCTATTTTCCATTTTGTGAATATTCGCCTGAATGGCAAGCTTTGCGAGGTGGTTTGCGCATCAATGCTAAAACACGTTTTATTGATTTACCTTGGGCTGCACAAGTTAATAACGAAGAGTATAGCGACTCGCAAAGTCGAAGCTTACAAAAAGAACGTTATTTAGCACATAGCCAGTTTATCGCGCAATTAGCTAAAAAATGCCACTGTCGTGATCATGATGATGTTTGGGAGCATCTTTTTGAATTACGTAGTATTGAAGCCTTAGCTGATTGGCAAACACTTTTTAATGACACCTTTATTTGGTGTGCACTTGCACGTCTTGACTATGAGCCTGAAGTGCTTGAATCTGAAGGCTCTTCACAACGTGAAGCGCATATGCTCGCCCATATTCAAACCATCAAACAGCAAGAACCCAATGCCAAAATTGTAATCGTCACTGGGGGATTCCATACCCTTGCACTAATTGAAGGCCTAGCTAACTCACAATCTCAATCTTTCGCCATTTCTAGCACAAAACAAAAGCAATTCACTAAAATGCAAAAAATGGGTGAAAATGAGCAAGCTTGGCTTATTCGCTACAGTTTTGACAGACTAGATGCACTTAATGGTTATGCTTCTGGTATGCCTTCTCCTGCATTTTATCAACAAGCTTGGCAAAGTTTGATGCAACAACATCATGATAAGTTAGAAAATAATAATGTCGCCAAACAGCCAACCCAAGTTTATCGCAATAAAATGGGGATTGCTTTTCTGAGCTCAGTGGCTCAGGCAATTAGAGAAAAACAATTTGATAATCCACCGAGTTATTTAGCTGTAAAACTCGCAGCCGAACAGAGTTTACGTCTCGCTTTATTAAGAGATCACGCTGGTACAGGTCGCTATGACTTGCTCGATGGTTTACAAAGTGCCTTTATTAAAGGCAGCTTAGATGATAGCCAAAGTGAATTATGGGCTGAAATCAAAACCTGTTTCTCAGGTTATCTCTTAGGTAAAATCCCATTAGGTACGGCAACGCCTCCTTTAGTTAATGAAACCTATGAACGAGCTAGAGCTTTTCGTTTCAAACTTGATGATACTTTAGCAAAAACAACTAAATGCGATGTTTATCGTAACCCGCAGCATCGCTTAAGAAGTCGTTTTTTACATTTATTGGCTTTCTTGGAGATCCATTTTGCACACCGTGTAAATGGTCCTGATTTTCTTTCTGGCCATCAATTAGATCTGTTATTTGAAGAGTGGCAATACGCTTGGACACCTAATGTAGAAGGTGAACTGATTTCATTATCAGAGAAAGGCTCTCAACTTGAAGCTATCGCTCTAAATAAGCTGTTATCAATGGAGAAACAGCTTGAAGAACAAGGGCAAAGTCGTTCGAGCCAGAGTGCAGTTACGTTATTAATCCAAGCAGCACTAATTGGACTCCACCAGCGCATTCCATCACTCTTTAAACTGTTAGATAGCTATATTCAGCAAGATTTTCGTCTTGAGTCACTGACTCAGTGTGGACATAAACTGATCCATTTATGGCGAGGTCGCCAATATCTTGATATTACGGATGAACTTTCACTTGAAAATCGCCTACATCAAGTTATTCCACAAGCTTTCTTTTGTTTAGAACAACTGGCTCAAGGGGATGAGCAACAACAAGAAAACAATTTACAAGCTCTGCTCTCTTTACGTGAATTGATTGAATTTATGCCATCGCTCAATAATCAGCATGATTATAAAAGTGATTTCTATCAGCAACTCAATCGCCTTGATGGTCAATTAGATACAGTGCCTTTATTAAAAGGTGCAGTAGATGCCTTACGTTATTTAGGTTCATATATTGATGAAAATACGTTAGTTACCACGCTAAATACGACCTTTAGCACCGGCAGCTCTCCTGAACATGCCATTGGTTATTTCGTTGGTATGATGCGAACAGCGCCAGAACTAGTTATTCGCCTTCCGTTATTGGTCGATCACTTAAATACTTTGCTACAGCAATGGGATGAAGAACGATTTATTCAGATCTTGCCTGATCTGCGTTTTGCCTTTAGTCAACTTAATCCCAAACAAAATGCAGAGCTTGCACAATATATTGCCAACGATATTGGTTTAGATACGCAAGCGCTATCTTTATGGCAGTCAGAATTTAGTGCTAAACAGATGCTTGAAGCCACTAAACTCAACCAAAAATTACAACAGCGAATAATGGAACAAGGCATGATTTCTTGGTTTGATGCTAAGAAAATAGAGAAAGGAGATACAAATCATGAGTCAGCATAA
- a CDS encoding VWA domain-containing protein has translation MSQHNDDVPEDKIKQAKRWRLILGQYADDALGQATFNADDLKVERTLDFLYRREYQRRGLRQERGRHGSLDASQLTAVNWLNQARKLFPNSTFERMQSQAIERYQISSFLKDPNTLKAMEPTKALAKTLLSLRGRMSEETRDAVKTIIRKVVDDILRQIRNNFRQSLTGRRNRFRRSLVPNSRNFDWRATIAANLKHYDTQNRRLVIETPYFNSRMQQHFPWDVILCVDQSASMSSSIMYAAVCASILASLPAVNVSLVVFDTQVVDLSHLADDPVEVLMTVQLGGGTDIAGAMQYCESLVKNPKRTVISLISDFEEGGSLNRLLDCTQRLNSQQVKLLGLAALDDEAQPVYDSAIAQKLADRGMQVAALTPEHFAQWLAEVMQ, from the coding sequence ATGAGTCAGCATAATGACGATGTGCCTGAAGATAAAATAAAGCAAGCAAAACGCTGGCGCCTGATTTTAGGTCAATATGCTGATGATGCTCTTGGGCAAGCGACTTTTAATGCTGATGATTTAAAAGTTGAGCGCACACTCGACTTTCTCTATCGTCGTGAATATCAGCGCCGAGGTCTTCGCCAAGAACGGGGGCGTCATGGATCACTCGATGCATCGCAACTTACTGCGGTAAACTGGCTAAATCAAGCGCGTAAGCTATTCCCTAATAGCACCTTTGAACGTATGCAATCACAAGCTATTGAACGTTATCAAATCAGTAGTTTTCTTAAAGATCCCAATACGTTAAAAGCAATGGAGCCAACAAAAGCGTTAGCGAAAACATTATTAAGTTTACGTGGACGCATGAGTGAAGAAACGCGAGATGCGGTTAAAACGATTATTCGCAAAGTAGTCGATGATATTTTGCGTCAAATTCGCAATAACTTTCGCCAATCATTAACAGGTCGCCGTAATCGTTTTAGACGCTCTTTAGTGCCTAATAGTCGCAACTTTGATTGGCGTGCAACCATCGCTGCAAACTTAAAACATTACGATACTCAAAATCGCCGTTTAGTGATTGAAACTCCTTACTTCAACTCACGAATGCAACAACATTTTCCGTGGGATGTCATACTTTGTGTTGACCAAAGTGCGTCAATGTCTAGCTCAATTATGTATGCGGCTGTTTGTGCCAGCATTTTAGCCTCTTTACCCGCTGTTAATGTCTCTTTAGTGGTTTTTGACACCCAAGTTGTTGATTTATCGCATTTAGCAGACGATCCCGTTGAAGTTTTAATGACCGTACAATTGGGCGGCGGTACTGATATTGCAGGTGCAATGCAATACTGTGAAAGTTTAGTCAAAAACCCTAAACGCACGGTTATTTCACTTATTAGTGACTTTGAAGAAGGTGGCTCATTAAATCGCTTATTAGATTGCACGCAACGCCTTAATAGCCAACAAGTTAAATTATTGGGTCTTGCAGCACTTGATGATGAGGCTCAACCTGTTTATGACTCTGCAATTGCACAAAAGCTTGCAGATAGAGGCATGCAAGTTGCAGCGTTAACACCTGAACATTTCGCACAATGGTTGGCAGAGGTAATGCAATGA
- a CDS encoding ATP-binding protein: MAKKAPADQQAIRKSAEVRFAQELERLTKADANNPKPQGWLRSPRAVRQFILGDDALSITPKFFGDDALVDRAIVTLLGKQGLMLVGEPGTAKSMLSELFAAAISGDSGLTIQGTAGTTEDHIKYSWNYALLLAEGPTERALVGSPLYQGMLQGKIVRFEEITRCPPEIQDVLVSLMSEKQLMIPEMGDGARISAKPGFNLIGTANLRDRGVHEMSAALKRRFNFETVKPIRDPAFEISLIQSQLENELGSLANEITVPVDVVELLVTTFQELRSGNTKDGGNIKTPDAVMSTAEAVNIAYACALEAHYLGDGVMNAGAIARQLIGVVLKDNADDIKRIRYYMDNVARERARNSKEWKAFFEASKEFWQ; this comes from the coding sequence ATGGCTAAAAAAGCACCCGCAGATCAACAAGCAATTAGGAAAAGTGCTGAAGTTCGATTTGCTCAAGAGTTAGAGCGTTTAACAAAAGCTGATGCTAATAATCCTAAACCACAAGGATGGCTTCGCTCTCCCCGTGCTGTACGCCAATTTATTTTAGGTGATGATGCATTAAGCATCACACCTAAGTTTTTCGGCGATGATGCGTTGGTTGATCGTGCAATTGTCACATTATTGGGTAAACAAGGTTTAATGCTGGTTGGTGAACCGGGTACAGCAAAATCGATGCTCTCAGAGCTTTTTGCTGCTGCTATCAGTGGTGATTCAGGATTAACTATCCAAGGAACTGCCGGCACAACAGAAGATCACATTAAATATTCTTGGAACTATGCATTGCTATTAGCAGAAGGCCCAACAGAACGCGCTTTAGTGGGATCACCGCTTTATCAAGGTATGTTACAAGGCAAAATTGTTCGCTTTGAAGAGATAACTCGTTGTCCTCCTGAAATCCAGGATGTGTTAGTTTCCTTGATGTCAGAGAAACAATTGATGATCCCTGAAATGGGGGATGGTGCACGTATTAGTGCAAAACCGGGATTTAACCTCATCGGTACAGCAAACTTACGTGATCGCGGTGTTCATGAAATGTCGGCCGCATTAAAGCGTCGTTTTAACTTTGAAACGGTGAAACCTATACGTGATCCTGCATTTGAAATCAGCCTGATCCAATCACAGCTTGAGAATGAATTAGGCTCTTTAGCCAATGAAATCACTGTACCAGTAGATGTTGTGGAATTACTGGTCACAACATTCCAAGAGTTGCGCTCAGGTAACACGAAAGATGGCGGTAATATCAAAACACCAGATGCAGTTATGTCAACCGCAGAAGCTGTGAATATTGCTTACGCTTGTGCCTTAGAAGCGCATTATTTAGGTGATGGTGTGATGAATGCAGGCGCAATTGCCCGCCAGTTAATCGGTGTTGTATTAAAAGATAATGCTGATGATATCAAACGTATTCGTTATTACATGGACAACGTAGCTAGAGAGAGAGCAAGAAACAGTAAAGAGTGGAAAGCTTTCTTTGAAGCATCAAAAGAGTTCTGGCAATAA